From a single Fusarium fujikuroi IMI 58289 draft genome, chromosome FFUJ_chr03 genomic region:
- a CDS encoding related to triacylglycerol lipase II precursor has translation MGNSISYTTSDCHVNLPDSGSLKGLQFDSKSRRFAGVPYAQPPVGDLRWRKPQPFPKTHQYESLDGSPFDATHFGPVCPQANYSKNVSEHIPKHAYSEDCLRLNIWTPVPDPNEPNKRWPVMVWFHGGWFQVGDPSQEESMDPTELISTGGLQAVFVAVGYRLNVFGFLAGQYLLEESNGEAVGNYGLWDQRLAMDWVFENISAFGGDPGNIILAGRSAGAYSVLAQALYDFRGKDSHGRFTRMIMYSNAIPTQPKTVQDCEEQFDELCEYFGIPADTSGAERLRCLRSINADDLSSAIMDLKNHTFRPVTDDLFIHSGIFDYYRDGSFAHEFKKRGLKLYIGEVLDEDTLYAVTNPPDPNISSLEMQISNYYPPHVTDRLLKHYTLPQTKDIKAWQQIFGRIIADGQVRAPSRYLVDNLVRNGVDIKSVWRYLIAYRLSFITNDVAPASFGVSHAMDRPIWNYSITHGPTPAERELMDAWIRDLRAFVHDEEGYTYGTELTTEYKVMQPRGSIAIEQDGRWEELLQVMDIFSA, from the exons ATGGGCAATTCCATCTCTTACACCACCTCAGACTGTCACGTCAATCTCCCAGACTCTGGATCTCTCAAAGGTCTTCAGTTCGATTCCAAGTCCCGTCGCTTCGCAGGCGTTCCCTACGCTCAACCTCCCGTTGGAGATCTACGATGGCGAAAGCCTCAGCCTTTTCCAAAAACACATCAATACGAATCCTTAGATGGTTCGCCTTTTGACGCAACACATTTTGGACCTGTTTGTCCCCAGGCGAATTACTCCAAGAACGTCAGCGAGCATATCCCTAAACATGCATACAGCGAGGACTGTCTTAGACTCAATATCTGGACTCCTGTGCCTGACCCGAACGAGCCGAATAAGAGATGGCCTGTCATGGTCTGGTTCCATGGCGGTTGGTTCCAGGTTGGAGATCCAAGTCAAGAAGAGAGTATGGATCCTACCGAACTCATCTCAACTGGCGGATTACAAGCTGTGTTTGTAGCCGTTGGTTACAGACTCAATgtctttggcttccttgCTGGCCAAtatcttcttgaagagtcTAACGGAGAAGCTGTGGGGAACTATGGTCTTTGGGATCAGCGTCTCGCTATGGACTGGGTATTCGAGAACATCTCTGCTTTTGGAGGCGACCCTGGCAACATCATCCTGGCGGGACGAAGTGCTGGAGCTTACTCTGTTCTTGCACAAGCACTCTATGACTTCCGAGGCAAAGACTCGCATGGTCGTTTTACAAGAATGATCATGTACTCCAATGCTATTCCCACGCAGCCCAAGACTGTTCAAGACTGCGAGGAGCAGTTTGATGAACTCTGCGAGTACTTCGGTATACCTGCAGACACCAGTGGCGCAGAGAGGCTACGTTGTCTGAGAAGTATCAATGCTGATGATCTATCTTCTGCTATCATGGATCTTAAGAACCATACTTTTCGTCCCGTTACAGACGACCTGTTCATTCACTCGGGTATCTTTGACTACTATCGCGATGGTTCATTTGCGCACGAGTTCAAAAAACGCGGGCTCAAGCTCTACATaggagaagttcttgatgaagataCTCTCTACGCCGTCACAAACCCTCCTGATCCCAACATCTCTTCTCTCGAGATGCAAATATCCAATTACTATCCGCCTCACGTGACAGATCGTCTCCTCAAGCATTACACCCTTCCGCAAACAAAAGACATAAAAGCATGGCAGCAGATCTTTGGGCGTATCATTGCCGATGGCCAAGTCAGAGCTCCGTCAAGATACCTGGTCGACAATCTGGTGCGCAATGGCGTTGACATCAAAAGTGTTTGGAGATATCTCATCGCATATCGCTTGTCGTTCATAACGAATGACGTTGCTCCAGCCTCGTTTGGTGTGAGCCATGCTATGGACAGGCCTATATGGAA TTACTCTATTACTCATGGACCGACGCCCGCGGAGAGGGAACTTATGGATGCGTGGATAAGGGATCTTAGGGCCtttgttcatgatgaagagggaTACACATATGGCACCGAACTTACTACAGAGTACAAGGTTATGCAACCGCGGGG